One genomic region from Rosa rugosa chromosome 1, drRosRugo1.1, whole genome shotgun sequence encodes:
- the LOC133742422 gene encoding protein SMALL AUXIN UP-REGULATED RNA 51-like produces MDSKKSNKIREIVRLQQILKKWKKLANAPKNNTAITNSSSTITASTTTPSSNGSRGIKFLKRTLSFTDVSAANQSDVVPKGFLAICVGKELKRFIIPTEYLGHQAFRILLREAEEEFGFQQAGVLKIPCEVSVFEKILKVVEEKREVFFLHEFGFNAENDVIGSCLSPSDCELTPSHHPQMCR; encoded by the coding sequence ATGGATTCCAAGAAGTCTAACAAGATCAGAGAGATCGTTAGGCTCCAACAAATCCTCAAGAAGTGGAAAAAGCTAGCAAATGCCCCTAAGAACAACACCGCCATTACCAATTCATCATCAACCATCACAGCCAGCACTACTACTCCAAGCAGCAATGGCAGCAGAGGCATCAAGTTCCTCAAGAGAACACTGTCCTTCACAGATGTCTCCGCGGCTAATCAGAGCGACGTCGTCCCAAAAGGGTTTCTCGCCATTTGTGTTGGGAAGGAACTCAAGAGGTTTATCATCCCAACAGAGTACTTGGGCCACCAAGCATTTCGGATTCTGCTCCGGGAAGCCGAGGAGGAGTTCGGATTCCAGCAAGCGGGTGTGCTCAAGATTCCATGTGAGGTGTCAGTGTTTGAGAAGATCTTGAAGGTCGTTGAAGAGAAAAGGGAAGTCTTCTTCTTGCATGAGTTTGGATTCAATGCAGAGAATGACGTGATTGGTTCTTGCTTATCTCCATCAGATTGTGAGCTTACACCTTCTCATCATCCCCAAATGTGTAGGTGA